The Solanum dulcamara chromosome 6, daSolDulc1.2, whole genome shotgun sequence genome contains the following window.
GTTTCTAAGTTGAATAAAACATATAATAATTCATAGAAAATTTCTTAACTTTATTATGCAAAAAGAATATATCTATGAAGAATATAATGATGGTATATGTTTATATATAGTTTGCTAGATTTCATTTGAACTTATTGTTACAAAACTTAGCATTATGGTATTTTACGTATGAAATCAATGCGAACAAAATTATATAATGCCATGGagtaatataataataagaacCATTTTTGTAATACGAGTGCAAAAAGTGTTCTTTAAAAATCGCAATGAGATTTAAAAAATTGCACGTTAAAGCTCAAGTAGATATAATACGAAGATTAATTTAGATCAGAATTATAATGTACATTATGTAAATTCATCAATTCAATGTTATTGAAATACTTAACCCCCCCCCCACCACCACTTATTTTTGTGAGATATAAATATaagggaaatttacataaatgtacaacattaagaaaatatttactatttatagcaataatattttttttcagtgaacacttataatacaattataatacaactttaatacatattagcgaaaataatttataaaactcatataatacaagttttatacatGGATACttaatttatcacatactttaatacacttataatacattgtgtcaatttcttaccaaacaaacaagtataatatattttaaaatacttataatacatttatattgcatgcataattcacttttaatacatagtaaatatattataataatattatatattgctataaatgataataaataaaaagtatcgctaaaatcaataattatttattaaaaagtggtttTTCTAGTAATATTTCCTAAATATATAAAGTGAAATGACACCTTGATGTATGGGCTTTCTGGTCTTAGCCCACTCGTGTGAGCAAGATTATGACACTACAAAAAGTTGATTGGATAGTAGGTGGGCCATGCTGTAAGCCCACAAAATAATTTAACCATATTCTCCATTTTGGAACTAGTGAAAAAGTTGGATAATAATTACTGTTAGATacatttaagttatatataatgattttttaataCTATTTACTCTTTTAATTTTGTATAGTTAGGCTATAATCATTCAAAAATGGTCTTAAGATAATATGATATGTTCCGTTTAAGTCATGTCTAtataattttttggaaaaatcttATATCATTAAGAATATTTAGTATTCCTTATATGtaacattttttatttatttttaactatcaaTACAACATACAAAAGGCTAGCTCTAGGATATTCAAAATGCACCCTAAAATTCAAGGTTTGATTTTTAATGACTGTATTAtttctgtattttatttttcgAACCCTTGATTGTAATGGCGGGAGCTAGGAATTTAGTGAATATTGTGcaaatttttttctcaattatGTTAAGAATGTATAAAATTAGATATGCACTCATAATAATTAACATTTAATTATATACCACATTATTTTCCGATAAAGAATGTGCACGAGACCATCCTTTGCCTTAAGTAGCTCCGTCCATGCCTGAGTAAAAATTATGAATCCATCATTGAttataataaatcaaaatacttttagcaTGGTGTGTGTATGAATACCGGCCAGTAAATATTATAGGTCACATGCATATATAATCATAAAAAATCTCTTAAATAAAAACAAGATAATCAAGCTTAATAATTTTGTGATTGCATGTCATAATCATCAAAGTAAATATTTGAGATTAACAGCATTCATTGAATAAGCAACTGAATTTCAGCAATCTTTTGTCTatatcatgtttttttttttctattagcTAAATGCCACACCAAAATGATATTGACCCATTTAACTTTTGCAATTTGTCGATAGTACGTGTTAGCTTTATTTTGATCACCACAttaatctattataattaattgATAAATCAAAGATTAGACTTGTCTAATCAAGGTCACTTTTAAATGTCAAATCATTGTCTCCAAATTGCAATTCTCTTGTCATTATCTTTCCTTAATTTCGGGCTTAGTTGGCTAATATTATAAGTTATAACAAACACATAAATGGGTCTAAATGTGGAGTGTGACCTCTTCCATTAGAGTTTAATTGTGGAGTGTGACCTCCTCCATTAGAGtttaattagtttattaagCTCCTAACCTTTACCTAGAGACCTAACTACTAATATTTAattgtgatgatgatattttgatgagtcAAAGTTTGTGTGCCACAcacaacaaaaaagaaaaaagaaaaggaaaagaaaaaaggcgTGAAACACTGAAGTGAATTGAGATTCATAAGATTTTAGGTTCAAATATCAGTAAAGACAAAAATTACTAGATGATTTTTTCATCTATCTTAGATTTGGTGGCAGAGTTATTCATATTGTTGTTACTTGTTAGTAAAGGTGACAGACATTTCATAAAATTTACTAAGATATGCATGCATAAGCTGACCCAAATATCCATTATAAGAAACAAAAACCAGATGTCACAAAGGTATTTGGCTCACATTGACCAAGGGCATACTGAAAATGATTATGGAGTACTCCTTTTGATCAAAGTTGCTAAATAGAAATCATAAGTGAAGTTGAAAGCAAAAGTCCATCCagtctttttaaaatttctcatTACCAAAAAGATAATACATTAAATTTACCATTAACTactatatttataaattttatagtaacagaaataaaaTAACCTATCCAGAAAGAATTCAAAACTTCTACACCTAGCAGATAAAGATTGAGGTTTCAATTAGATCGACATGAGAGTCTAATTACATTGTTTGAAtccaaattataaatatttgaaagaAGCTATATTCCTTGACATGTTTTCGCCGCTCCTTTTGTCGTCAACTCGACTTGAGAGGGTATCTCATTAAAACGATGCGAACTAGGCCGAGTATTGATTTGCAAAATGCTAAGCCCAACTACGGCGTGGACTCTAATTGAAAATTTCCACACacaatgatagaaatttctaaTGCGATTCATGTcaatttaaattgatttttacgTTGAAGTCACCGCAATTGGAACGTTAGGTACGCATTGAAAGAATCATGCTTTATATcagaagtctttaaaaagattGGAGTATTTCAAATATGTGCGTCAGAGAGAAAATTTCCTAATATTTGCAGAACAATTTGGTGattatattttcttatcatCAAAATATCCCAAAAGTTATGTAAACTTATTAGTATAGGGATAAGTTCGATTGATAAAGAGCAAAACGTGCAATTCTATGTAGCGAATCCGTTTGCTACTCTGCTTACGAGCTGGATAGGACAATTTGTCCCCAAACTTTGATTTAAAGCTCGAACATGAATTTAAACGCAAAAAGAACAAATTATTACTTATATTTGAATAAAGATAAAACTCTTTAGTAATATTTCTGTCTTGCAAAACTTtcccaacaaaaaaataattaagaggtTTACGAGATTTCTTTTTTCTCCACCTTGACAATCATCAAGAACAATTGAGGATTCTTGTATATAAATTGTTAGTCATACAATACAATCTATAGAAAACGAGTAGTGAGCCTAGCACAAATCTGGTGAGGCTTCAAAGGAGAAACTGAACTAAATTTGTCAAAATTGTCCACCATTGCTTCACAATATAGGTCTACAACTACAGAATGTGTGCTAATAAACAATCGTATAGAAACATATAAAGCGTAAAAGCTACAGAAATTTGACACAGATGTGTTACAAGCCTTCATCTGCCAAAGCATTTCAACACTGAAGAAATCATAGAAGACGACAGAAATTTTAAGCCAGCAGAGCCACCGGGAAAGTAAGATATTGCGTAGTATGCTAATGCCATAACCTAAAATGACAGGGAAGTGTCAACTTTAAGATATAAATAACGATAATTGCTTTTAACTTAGCTGAAAACTGGAAGTAAGAAACACTAAACAGGAACAAGAATAAATCATGTGACAGACAAAGtgaaagaagaaatggaaacaacaaaggaagaaaaagaacacTGAAAGCGCAAGTACCTGAAGCACAGAGAAGAGCACCGAAAGGATATAGCTATGAAGTGCCATGGAAACGTAGAGTGTGCCAATCATGCTACCCATGAATCCTAGTGTAAAAGGAAGCCTCTGGTACAAATGATGGGGCAAAGAAGGATTTAGAGGACAACAAGCACTAGACACAGAGCACCATAGACAACTAATAAAGGGAACAAGAAATACCTCCATTGAGAACATATGAGCAAACTGAGTCTTTGGGCCCTTGAGTGCGAAGAATGACCCAATGATAAAGGAGCATCCAAGAGTAAAGCAAATGGCAAATTTCTGAGGCACCAATACTATCACTGGAAGGAATAACGTGAATGCCATGAAAATGAAGAAGACTCCGGTCGCCATGAATAGACCAAAATACATGAGGGCTTTCCCAGAAGGAATGTTGCTAGTGGCGGACTGCAAGTTCCCTGGAATGTCCCTCACTCCTTTAGAAACCCTGAATAAGGATCAACAAACCACTATTCTCTTATCAACACATTACTCAAAGAACTCAAAATGTCAACTCATTCGAAAAAGCAGGGAAGAAATACAACTGCCGCATAACATTTCACTGTATGTCCACAGCCTCTGTCCAATCGGTGAATTTCATTTGTCTGAAATAAGTTAAACTACAAACGATGCTAAATATGGGTATCACAATACAACAAGGAATGAAGAAACAAGATTGGAAGTCTACCAAGCAACCATAGAGCACTCCTCTGATAAGACCCAACCAGCTAAAGACTCCAAGCTGTGCAGGAAGAGAATTCTTTCTCCTGTGATAAGACCCAACCAGCTAACCACATTGTTTTGTGTTTTCAATACCTATAGTGTCATCTTACTTTGTTACAGAAGAACTACGTTTCACAACATGGACAACGATTATGATAATTAGTTACGACAAAAGACTCCAACCTGCACCAAAAGATGATTCTTTCTCCAGTGATAGGTACTAGTCAGCTAACTACAGATCTCTGTGGGTACCTCTATGTTATCTCACTCTTGCCATTCACTATGCAATTTGGAGTGAAACTGGGAATTCTGCTGTTTGTAAATCAGCTCTCTGTTTCATAAAACTCTTTTTGTTTTTAAGAAATCAGATTCAGTCTCATAAGGCTCATAACACGCACAAATTTACGATCTCCCAGCAAATGGCTCCATCAACATGAAATATTAATCAGCTTAAAGGTTCTGTTTTGCATGGGATTAAATTCAATTGGCTCTCGCTTTCTCTCCTTATCCTCGGCAGACCCAGAAGTAGGCCAAGCACTATCCTGAATGATGGATCCCGCCAACTTTAAGCTGAATTTACAACTTTACGATATAATTTGTAGGAAGGAGAAATTTCTAGAGGAAAGGACTACCCACACAATTATCATTTGGACATCTAAATGATAATTTCTATATCAATACTCAGGTCTTGGTACTCTGAGAGCCCAGAAATTCCAAAAGCACATCAAAACAAACTAAAGTATTCGCTTGCACACCTTTATGTTTTTATCATTGCTAAACACTATCAGACCATCCATCAACAATGGGAATCAGTGTCATATAAGTTATAACATTAATTTCTATATCAATACTCAGGTCTAGGCTCATCTCCGGACATAAGAATCAAGAAAAGTTTGTACCTTGCTCGTGCAACTCACTATTtagctatgttgctcggactcttcaaaaatgtcaatgGGTGCGTGTCGGATTAtccaaaagtagtgtatttttggagaatctgaCACGGGTGCAGTATCAAAAGTGAAGAGTCCGTGCAACTTAGCTATTTAGCAACGTTGGCAAAACAATACCTTGTTTAGCTGCTAGTTTAGTCTTTCTTAGTTAGGTACTGAGGTTAGATTTAGTACTAGCCATTACGTTAAAAAATAACTCTTTTCGATCCTTTTCTGGGAAGTGAGCAACAAATATAATTCTATAGTTTCAAACGTCTAATTTTTCCGGTCTAACTTGTCAAACACTATTGAGAAAAATCCATGAAGCAATGCCTCTTTCGAACAACCTATCTTTCGGAGTTATCATCTCAAAAGATACAGAAATGTTGCGAAGACTCATAGTCAAGGTCAAGGATCAGATACTAAACATTAAACATCGTGATAGAGTGCagaacaacaaaataaaatatgagaaagacTATTTTAGGAGGAGTCCAATTAGAGTTTTATATCTAATGTTTTGTATACCTGTTGGTATCATGGAATTACTCTTCTACAAGTGGACTAAGTAGCAttgaccaacaacaacaattatgcCTCAGTCTCAAACAAGTTGGGTCAGTTATATGAATCCTCATTGcttatttaaactcaactcatatCACCATCACACCAAACCACATAAATTCTTCATCTAACTATTGTTTTTGTTAGTCATTATAAGGCTTATTTGTTGAATTCATCACTATCTCGGACTCTGATCCAACAGATTATAAATTGTGTTTGACTAGGTGGATACAAGTAATTAGcaaaaaaaatctcatgaaaaCAAAGAGGAGTTAGATAACGTTAAGAGGTTTCACTGGCTGACATAATGGGAATATGGCCTTCGACACACCTGATGAACTAAATTTTGGAGTTGGTTAGATCCAATGACCATTTTCATAATCTATAAAGCATCTCAATAGGTTTGtcgcatcaactaccaaatccaAATTATATTGTCGATTTCAGAACATTTTCAACAGGATCAGTGAGAATTACGAGTACTACAGAACGTTTCGGCTACAGGTACCCGTTATCAGCTTTCATCCTCAGCTCGAGAGCCAAAATTGGAGTAGTATTAGTGAATTAACTATCATTTTCTTCATAGGAAGAATTACagagaaaaatgaaattgcACGATGAGGAACTTACACGTTAAAAGTGCCAGAAACGGTGTCGTTAGCGGAACGAACAGCGGATTCGAGATCGAAGCTGCCTATGAACGCAGTGCTGGAGCTCTCTTCCGATGATTTTGCGGATGCATACGAATTCCAATCAGCCAGTAAAGAAGGAGTTGAAGAAGAAGCTTGATGTTGCTCAACATAACGATCATCGCCGACGCCGCTGCCCGCTGAAAACCACTTCTGCATTGTGAATCTCTGTCCGGCGAGTCGACTACTGCCGCAGTGTTGTAGTAAATGAGGAATATGTAGAAATATAAATCGGATCCAAACGGAGCCCCGCCGGAGACACAATTGCTTGTTACTTTTCCACCTACCGCCAACTCATATTCCCGTTGCAACTTCAATATTCTCCGGTTTCCAGttccttatttattttttctaattttcaaCCTTGGTCCTTAAGCAATATATCAGTGTCTTGTTATTATCCTATGTAAACTTTTcactttttcatttatttttttaaatccaCAGTAGATGTGGAAATTGATCAATTCGACCCTATATAGTTTAACATGGTATTTTACCTATAGTAATTCTTtccaattatattttatttcttccgcttattctttctgcttatttttataattcgtcaatcttatttagtttctgtcctcaaacccattacttgaagtttcgAGATGACGGGttgacttacctactggtggattatagtaggtgtcattatGACATAagaaattggatcgtgacatatatattattgtatatcaAACATATATTATTGTATACTAGATTGTGTTTTGAGCTAAGAAATTGTAATGTAAGTTTGGGTTATATTTTTACAATGTAAATTAGGTAATTGTATATTTATGAATTTTCCTCCAAAATATCTCTATTTTCTCATATCAATTACTGATATAAATGGTATTTAGTTAAGTTTGTAATCTAAACATGTTGACTTATAAACACTTTTTAACTCTTATATATATGCATGTGCGCTTTTGTTTAACACTATTAAATTATCAATATGATGAGTTGTGGTGCAGTGATGGAAATGTTTCACCATTAATTAGATGTTTTTTATTTGAGTACTGAGTATGAAGAAAATCTTGTTGAAAACTCCACCCTCAAATGAATCCTGCGATGTGTGATCTAAATTCAGTTAAGGCTCCAATACAAACTCCGAACATCAAAtaaaaagcaaaaaagaaaactaaattaaagtacTTATACATAAagtgcttataagttaaaataaGCTCAAATCTTCACGTAAGTTTCTCATTTCTAATATATAACCTTCATCATATAAACACTTGTTGATTTTACTTtgtattttactatttttcatcATCACATAAGTTGGCATTAAGTGTGGAAGGgctttaagaaaatatatatacaaaagttGCATATCTAACTCTTCATCCTATTATCAAAGATAAGATAAAAACATCCTCAATTAAATATTTCgactttaaaattttaaaaatcaaactaattttagtaaaaaaaaattctatttgtTACGAatccatattttaataaaatagaaaaataatgtcaaaactaaaataaaaaatcgaaAAGAAGAATATATAATTGCCCAAATTGGGTTATGTTGGATAAGAAAATGCAAAGGTGTGACTAAAACTTTAAAGTACGTCCCTCCAACTCCAATTATtagcaaaaaaattaaaaataataatacccATAGAAGGATCTAGAAACCCTAAATAGACTGCTATATAATGTCGCTAAAAACTTCCCATA
Protein-coding sequences here:
- the LOC129893158 gene encoding protein transport protein SFT2-like; amino-acid sequence: MQKWFSAGSGVGDDRYVEQHQASSSTPSLLADWNSYASAKSSEESSSTAFIGSFDLESAVRSANDTVSGTFNVVSKGVRDIPGNLQSATSNIPSGKALMYFGLFMATGVFFIFMAFTLFLPVIVLVPQKFAICFTLGCSFIIGSFFALKGPKTQFAHMFSMERLPFTLGFMGSMIGTLYVSMALHSYILSVLFSVLQVMALAYYAISYFPGGSAGLKFLSSSMISSVLKCFGR